In Palaemon carinicauda isolate YSFRI2023 chromosome 28, ASM3689809v2, whole genome shotgun sequence, the sequence tggttaaaagtgattttatctattttcccttttaaattataaactttaaactgaacctagtaaactagcactaacttctaagaatattgttatgatctataaagtgctacatgaaatcgtgaattATAGATACGAATCATAACAAATGGTGACCTGGCCAGGATATTCTACACGTCGTGTATGTACAGAAATTTTCCTAATTGCCTCTATTGTCGAACATTtgcgtattttttaaatatattaatctagcgaagttttgtgaaacgtgtttTCGTTTTAGTTAACTATTGATGGCTGctctgtattattgattttttgcgaCCAAAAAActttaagtgaagtgtaaagtttaatatttaaatttagttttgaatagtaaaaattattgtagttatggagccttttgatttgagtgcatttgttagtcaaccctctattggctatttgcgttcgcatacgatacgtaaagaggactggttatctattgcgcgtgaatatgaatttgttcgtgatgtcaagaaaacgtggcgtaaatcacaagtcaagcattttgttataagtaaattggttgataatgatatattaactgaagaagcgtttgatctttgtgatgaaataagttcagtgttagaggtaaagaggttagagttgcaatatgctgagagagaaagatagaatagagaggtcagaacgtgaagaacgagaccggaaagagcggttagaacgtgaagagcgtgaatataagtttaagttagaacaacttgaaattgaacgcgaaactggtggtgtagctcggttagaagatagtaacactaatgtaattaagtattcaaagatgattccttcctttgacgaaaactcgcctgatgaattttttgctttatttgagaagttggcagatagtttagagttacctaaggtaatatggccaattcttattcaacctgctttaaagggtaaaggtcggtctgcctttcttgctttaacattagaagaaggtaaagattatgattttattaaagaatctatcttgcgtgtgtacgaactcaccccggaatattaccgcttaaagttccgtaaatatcgtaaatttgacaaccagtcgtatgttgaatattcccataatattgtgcgtatgcatgataagtggttaaagtctgctggtgtttcgagcatggatgaatatagagaactaatattagtagaacaatttataagaggtatacccattgatacgcagaggtatttatttgagaaagaagtaactactcttcaaagagcaactgtacttgctgaaaattttaggttattaagacctcgctattcaggtaaccaatccaggaagacaccaggtaagtcacctcaaaactcaccaccaacaagtccttatagattatctgttaaatctcttggctctggtgctagttcaagtgtaacttgttattcgtgtggtgaggtcggtcatgtgaaagctagatgtcccaaacattctaggaagaatgaaagaaagagtaaagcagaggaatctaatttctcttgttgcgatataaatgctgagtcagctggtggtgttgatggtttcaaaccattctgctttgacggagttttggttactggtgatgaacatagtgagggtgttgtggtaaagctaatgcgggacaccggttcatcgcagagtttagttgttagaggggcagtacctgggttagaggactgtcttaccaatgataaagtaatagttaggagcataggtggtttgacttctttgcctcgggctagagtgcatttggattgtggcatattcaagggtaatatcattgtgggtattgtcgagtctcttccgattcctggcgtagatgttcttgttggaaatgatgttgcaggtaatcttgtggtgccggacccagtggtatgtgataatcctttggaagtcagccctgttcagcagttggaggatgtggaacctgagttgttcccatcttgtgtagttgaacgcagcagaggcctgcgtggtattgttttgaccgaatcggtacctagtattgatgaccagttcaatgctgttgaatgtggtgctaggtctgcagttgaggatgacaaggtgagagatggagtacgtttagatttagggacagattttgactactctctccatagtttgtttaatgaaagtgttcaacctgatattcctactgtggttagggagaatagttttgatactacgagtaggaaaggttgtaatggaaaagttggaaatgtattgacatcatcatgcaatgatgtatataaaattaatgtcacagatttgaaacatgaacaaattaacgatgtctctttacagcctttgtttaagaatgcattgacagagaaggagagtatggcagaatctacatgttactacttgaaagctggagtgctaatgaggaaatatagaggaagtactgcagcagcaactgcctcttgggaagttaaacaacagttggtggttccagcatctctgaaaaatcatgtgatgaaggtggcccatgaagtctctactactcatcttgggattaagaagacagcatatagtatattgcaatatttttattggcctagcctttttcgtgatgtgaaggtattctgcaattgttgcgtaacctgtcaaaaagtaggtaagccaaaccaagcacctaaaccagtTCCTTTGGTGCCTCAAGTagtctgtaatgttccttttgaaaaagttattattgactgcgttggacctctaccaaaaacaaaaagacagcaccaatacatgttgactataatgtgttctagtattagatatccagatgctattcctctacggaatataactactaagaatcttattccacaccttatcaaggtttttactcaatatggcatacctaaagttgttcaaaccgaccgtggtaccaattttacatcaaagctttttcaggatgttatgttggctatgggtgttcaccattcaatatctacagcttatcatccgcaaagccagggggcgctagagcgatttcaccagacgcttaaggaggctctgactaaatactgccatgaacatcagaaggagtgggatgagggactaccgtttgtgttgttcgccataagaaatactcagcaagacagtttgggatattcgccttctgaactactttatggtaggagtattagaggacccttaaaggttttatatgatgtctggctggAAAACCATGAATCAGGTAAAGACTTACATCaatatgctgttactcttaaaaagcaattagatgaggctcgagtatttacacatcagaatctgtttaaagcccaaaatagtatgaagaaaaggtttgatgttaaaactgtaataagagaatttaaaccaggtgatcaaattttaatgcttaatcccactaagaagtctttagaatgtcgttttgaaggaccctatactgtagtagagagacggggcaataatgtatatgaaattgaaactacTGGTAAGAGGAAAGATAGGCATCTTGTTCATGTGAATAGACTTAAGCCTTTTGTGTCAGAGAGGACTAAAGTGAAGTCGACAGTGCTTGCAGCTGTAAACGTTAAGAATGATTCGGTTATTGTTCCAGAGAATGATTTTCAAATAGGTAATGATTCTCACCTCtccaattctgaaattttaattaatatctccgcaaaattaatgcatttaggttctcgccaggctatggatgtggaacgtttgctgaagtctttcagagatctgtgtggagatgtaccaacacaaactaatcttttggaatatactatcattttgaaagagggaacaaccccatgcaagcaagcaccttatcgagtatccccatacaagagagctatattgagaaaagaaactcagtttctactggataacgacttggccgaaagctgtgacagtccttggtcttcaccgtgtttattagtacgaaaacacgatggatcgtttcgactctgcatcgattatagacaggttaataaactcactgtcacaaatgcatacccactgcctagagtggatgatttgattgatcaagtaagttcttctaaagttgttacacgtatagaccttctaaaaggatactaccaaattcctttatctccatcttcaaaacccattactgcatttgttacacccgatggattgttccaatataaggttttaccttttggcttaaaaaatgcaggaccagtattccagagggcaatgaatgatcttctagaaggacttccaggagttgcagtttacttagatgatgttattattttcgcagagtcttggtcggaccacatgaagggcttgaaagaagtattgctgcgtctgaggaaggcaggtttgacaataaacctgaagaaaagtgactttggacatgccaagatacagtaccttggatacgttgtgggaagcaatgaagtggcaccagtagatgccaaggtgaaggatatcattgccatacagcctcccacctctagaagagaagttcaacgattcctgggaatgattggatactatcgacgtttttgcgaaaatttctcagatgtggtcgctcctctcacttctcttacaagcagtaaaaagaaatttaattggactGACGATTGCAAGGCTGCCTTTGAATACTCAAAACGCATCCTGGCATCTTGTCCAGTTTTGCAggcaccaaattttaagaaacccttttcaattgaggttgatgccagcgacttgggaacGGGAGCTGTACTGCTACAGGAAGGGACAGATGGAATCTTGCATCCAGTAATGTATGCTTCTCAGAAGCTCAAACCTCACCAACGACCCTATGCAACGGTTGAAAAAGAAGCATTTGGGTTATTGGTTGCATTAGAGAAGTTTGCAGCTTATCTCCATTGTTCTCCATTTACTATCAATGTCTACACGGACCATCAGCCTCTAACgtttttacagagaatgagaacgaaaaatcatcgactcatgagatggtggctgatgctacaagaatatgatcttcaaatacaccatataaaaggaaaagacaatatGTGCAGACATGTTATCACGGAATCCTACATGATGGAGAATGTTAAAATAGTATTTTCAGTCATCatgatggtgatgacgactttttgtggggggatatgttatggttcccgttgtatatttattaaatattttttatttggttttcttttcagtcactagatggagtgagtatccttaaaaatgtatggttgttttcagtcactagatggtgtgactaattagttgtgatttaagtattgtttgtttgttccatggtccatggatgaccaaatattgtttacttcgacaataaagtttgctttgtccagtgtgcttcctggattggtgattaacggttcttggatttattacttggatttaaaagtgtttatttgtatttggtaagatattattgttcattttgtttcgaaacaccagtggattcatttaagagaaagttatgaatttatctatcattatttctttatatttctgtacataagtgtagaatatatatattgtaattaaaagtggttaaaagtggttaaaagtgattttatctattttcccttttaaattataaactttaaactgaacctagtaaactagcactaacttctaagaatattatgatctataaagtgctacatgaaatcgtgaattatagatacgaatcataacaatatatatatatatatatgtgtgtgtgtgtgtgtgtgtgtgtaaaacacaaatattatatatggcAATACATCAGgttttaaatagtaaaaaaaactataacaataagGTAAATAATGCAATTCTATAGATAAAAGATTTCAGAAACCCTAACTTAAAGATTTTAAATCCAGATCAATAGAAGTATgaaggaataataatgatattgtacaCTGAAAAGTAATGAGAAATAAAAAGTAGCATGTCCATTAAATCGTATTAGAATTATTTCCATCTCATTTTGAACAAGGaagtaaaacactttttttttccacGACAGATTCAAAGCGTGGTGCCATTTCCCCCTGATTAATCATTCAAACAGCTTCGAACAAAATGAAAATGCAAACAGGCTAGAAATAGCCTCGGGGACAACTCTCCTGGACAATAATTGCAAATGACATTGTGATTGGCCGAATCAGGATGAGTAATTTGCATACTTGGATTTCCCGAGGGAAAAAAATGGAGCATTATTTGGTCTATCACTATTCTTTAAGTGCTTTATTAACGAGCTTTCTAAACTCcgtaattatatatatcatcatcatcatcatcatcattatcgttagctgttactagtccattgcagaacacaGGCTTAGACATTGTctatccactcccgtctgtttatgacctttctatGACAGTCTTTTACCcgcaattttcttagctcgtcaatctattgtcttctctcccttcccctgcttcttttgtaatctctagggaccccttctgttattcttaatgaccatctattatctgttattctcattataagaCCTGCCCAAATATAcctcttttacttacatgttggaatatcctctattttagttttctcGCGTATTCATGCTGCCCTTTTTCTGActctgtgttattcccattattattctttccattgctctccatcccatgcttatccctccTTTAAAAtttgtctcgtgtcctgggaaaacacttactgtctgtgctaattacatatattcattaacaatctctagacttTCGTCAGTAACTCTTAttggttgtgtctgcattttcattgaactttacttagtttactcatattcattatagtcctacatttctgctacctcttttcaaaagatgatagatgattttatatatatatatatatatatatatatatatatatatatatgtgtgtgtgtatatatatatatgtatgtatatattgtgtgtatgaatgaattctctctctctctctctctctctctctctctctctctctctctctctctctctctctctctctgtaccgttTGAGTCCAGACCACcaatttcattatatttcaaagGAAATTTGAATTGTATATCGGATGTTTTAAGGTAACCTACGTATTAAGATAAATGTTCAGTCTCCATTTTCTgtgaaatatttttcttgaatacTGCGAAGGCCGTCATTTAAGATGGAATCaagattatatttatattatagtgtacccaagccgtaaaATCACGTCTAAAGATTTAGATAgccaagcacacacacgcacacagcttTAGCCTTTCCATTCCCctctccctttcttaactacaacccaatggttcggcaatttatgggaaagtttggtttccgattgtacctttCTGGGcatcccctctcactagggtatgaccatTCCTCCCCGCTgagcgtgacatatatatatatatatatatatatatatatatatatatatatatatatatatatttatgtgtatatatatatactgtataaatatatatatatatatatatatataaatatatatatatatactgtatatatatatatatatatatatatatatatatacttatatatatatatatatatatatatatatatatatatatccagacacttgttccttattttatattatattctttacacattctactctttcttcatacacctgacaacactaaagtaACCAAAAATTTCTTCTTGACTCAAGGGTTTTACTACATAACTTCactgtctactttcctcttggcaagggtagaagagactcgagcgatgataagcagctcttctaggagtagggcaCTGCAAAAAtcggttgctcctcaacatccggttctcagtactgataatgtttctttaaatttgtatgacacttttgaaattttaggtgtgattctcgacagcaaatttgcttttgagaaatacattaggtctgtgtcatcttcaattgcacaaaaaattggcttattgagaaagtcttactagATTTTCCGtttatctgaagaagtgttttaattctttcattcttccttgttttgagtattattctcctgtctggtgttcagctgctgattctcatcttaattcgttggacagaaacttacggtctattaaatttcttattcctgatgtagatattaatctttgtcaccgtcgttcaattagttcattatacatgttgcataagatttttcataactctgaccatcctttacattcagatctccctggacaatactatcctgttcgtaatactaggtaggcagttaattctaatagccaggccttcttcatcatgaggctcagtactacacagtattctagaagttttattccagctgttaccaatctatggaatgatcttcctaatcgggtagttgaatcagtagaacttcaaaagttcaaagttggatcaaattttttaatgttgacaaggctgacatgagtctttttattgtttatatttgacatatctgattttgacgttgttaatagtttatgtaggatatatctgttttgacgctgttactgtttttagaatgatatattgttaatttattctcatcatttatttatttccttatttcctttccttactgggctatttttacctgttgtagcccttgggcttatagcatcttgctattccaactagggttgtagcttggctagtaataataataataataataataataataataataatagtaattctgtCTTGGTTAGTTCCatgggctctgtaccatggtcttccactgtcttgtgtttgagttctcttgcttgaggttacaccgagacactattctatccttttacttatttcttttcttctcggggctatttttgctgttggagcccttaggcatataggatcctgcttttccaactaggattgtagcttacctagtaataataattatcttgataATGATAACGAAGTACTTACCGTCATTTTGAAAACTGTAACAATTATTACATTCAATGAGAGATTACGGGTTAAGAATAAACTCACCTGTGttatatttaagttttattttataaaaaagaaacaccGTATATTGGCAATATGAggtacatatcattattatttgacTCTGCCTGTGATACAGCAGTACATGTATAGTTACATTGAGATGATGAAGCTGGACGACTTAACACACATACTCAGTCATGAGAAACTCGGTATCATATAAGATGACTGTTTGTGTTTAGAAACTGTTCAAAAAAGTCTTTGGTGACAAACGTTTTCTAGAAAATTTTAACATTATTTGGATATGTTGACTTTCAAGTTATTTTAGCTGAGTTATTTGACTTGTATAAGTTTTCATTGAATAGTAGATATGATTGAAAAAATCAAAGTCAAATGCTTGGTTAAGAGGTTTCACAAATTGAGATCATATCATAACATGTTTTAACGGAAGTTCCACTTGTAAAAGCCCTTTGGTAAGCAGCTGTTTGTGTTGATAAAGGATTAAATAAATTTTATAGGCTTTGCATTCTAAAAAAATTCTGTCTTCATAAAACctgaacaaaataaaaatactcctAGAGATACATTGTTTGCTTAACAAAGTAATGACGTTTTTAAACAGATTTTATTGTGGGTTTTGGAATAAGTTAGACCGTTGTTAATTCCTATCATATCCTATTCAAAGGAAATAACAGTTTTCTGGTTTtgtggaagaaaataaaaatacccaAAGGTGAAACGGTAATGTCTCTGTGTTGACTTTTTTATAATTGCAAAATTGTTTTTTATTCCAAATAAAAGATTTTCAGAGAAGTAACTATGCAAAAATGTTATTTTAAcaactcctttctctctctccgtctctttctctcttgtgtcCTTTTTAAAATATCTACCATCTCTTGAATTTAGTTTTTTTGATCTCTTATCATTTACTTCTCTCCTTATTTTAGTAAAATCTCAAATTGTGAAtcctttcttttaatttgtttaaaCGGGATTGTTGGTTTCCATCATTTCACAACACACTTTCTTATTTATATTCCTACGAATTCTGTGTCATAAGACCCGATTATTTTGAATCGTGTTTTCGTGGTCACAAATGGATCAGAAGTCTCTTGCCGTAATTCAAGTAAAATCAAGCAAAAAGTAGAAATTATTACCCGTATCTTTAAAAAGAATACAAATATTAACTTAAACAGTAATCATCCCATTAATAAATGTTAACAGGTGATAATCATTCCCAGCAATGATAAAGGAATAAATTCATATCCCATACCAAATTTGTATAAATTTTCCTAAGTCATTAACTTCCTCATATTTCCATCAATTcctgaattttctgttcttttatgagcgtgatatatatatatatatatatatatatatatatatatatatatatatatatatatatatatatatatcaatttaaaaacAATTGCTCACCAAATTTATGCAACCAGCTATCGTAATGGCAAATAGAAAATGCACGCAGGGTATCATCAGCAAACCAGATTTTATATTGTAGCATTATGCCTCCGTGTTGAATTTACAATCTTCTCGAACTACAGCTTATCACGAAATCAcagttgataaaatatattttacattcacCATTAAAAGCTAAATTGTGTTTTCGGTATCGCTCTTGTAAAGAGGTTGACTGATATAAAAAAGGGTAATTTAGGGCTACTTGCTGGTAAGCCACTGACAGACATGTAGGACAGTCTTTGAAATTGTCTGTAGCACATCAAGTCTTCCATAAGGTTATTACcgatataaaaaaaaggtaattcaGGGCCACTTGCTGGTAAGCCTCTTACAGATATGTAGGATAGTCTTTGAAATTGCCTCTAGTGAAGCCACACACGTAGATACCCAGCTATACAATAAAAGTAATAGGCGTTAATATTTATCCAGATGAGAGCTGGGTCTCCTGGATAATGGGCATGGTCTCCACGTCGGTTGTGTAAGGCAACACTTCACTTGGGGACTCAATGGCTTGGTCCAGCAGCCTAGTAGTTCCAGATCTAGGGCTCTCCAACCTGTGTAGAAATATGCCTAGAATTATTCTGAGTGGTGAAGAAAGGCTTATTACATTAAATTCAAAATGGTTCAGTTTAGATGTGAAGCATCCTAAACTTTTATAGATGCATttcatatggatttttttttcaccgaATTTATTCGAttgagttttataaaaaaaaacaattgattaaaaagaataaaaatggttACTTTGAATCAAAcatgaatatttgaaaataaaaccttCCCAAGATGAGATCTTACACTGAAATGGTGCTTCTATACCTTGAAGAGGACACATATGAAGAGTCTTTGTAGCTGTTCTGACGTCGATGCAAGATAGGTGTTGTTCTTGAACTACTGTATGCTGAGGTGTTActatgacgtggacgtaggggtgGTGTTCGAGGCCCAGGAGAGGACGGGTTGGGTGAGCAACAAGGCGGACGACGAAGGATTGAGGGAGCGCTTAGTCCTTCGCCCCCTCTAGACTGTCATGATCCCATCAGAAGTGGTCTATACAAATTGTCAAGAGGAATGATAGATCCATCCGTGCTCTTGTCGGGTGTCTCGTACATCCGGTGGCGATATTTTCTCGATAATACTGACACTAGACATACCACTACTGTCATTACCAGTATTATACCAACTACTGCAGCCACTGCGACATTTGAAGTCCTAGAAATCCCTTGTAACATGAATTCAATATCTTGAGTGTTTGTGAAGCAACAGGAAATCAAAAGCCAGTAGCCGCT encodes:
- the LOC137621651 gene encoding uncharacterized protein; the protein is MLREKDRIERSEREERDRKERLEREEREYKFKLEQLEIERETGGVARLEDSNTNVIKYSKMIPSFDENSPDEFFALFEKLADSLELPKVIWPILIQPALKGKGRSAFLALTLEEGKDYDFIKESILRVYELTPEYYRLKFRKYRKFDNQSYVEYSHNIVRMHDKWLKSAGVSSMDEYRELILVEQFIRGIPIDTQRYLFEKEVTTLQRATVLAENFRLLRPRYSGNQSRKTPGKSPQNSPPTSPYRLSVKSLGSGASSSVTCYSCGEVGHVKARCPKHSRKNERKSKAEESNFSCCDINAESAGGVDGFKPFCFDGVLVTGDEHSEGVVVKLMRDTGSSQSLVVRGAVPGLEDCLTNDKVIVRSIGGLTSLPRARVHLDCGIFKGNIIVGIVESLPIPGVDVLVGNDVAGNLVVPDPVVCDNPLEVSPVQQLEDVEPELFPSCVVERSRGLRGIVLTESVPSIDDQFNAVECGARSAVEDDKVRDGVRLDLGTDFDYSLHSLFNESVQPDIPTVVRENSFDTTSRKGCNGKVGNVLTSSCNDVYKINVTDLKHEQINDVSLQPLFKNALTEKESMAESTCYYLKAGVLMRKYRGSTAAATASWEVKQQLVVPASLKNHVMKVAHEVSTTHLGIKKTAYSILQYFYWPSLFRDVKVFCNCCVTCQKVGKPNQAPKPVPLVPQVVCNVPFEKVIIDCVGPLPKTKRQHQYMLTIMCSSIRYPDAIPLRNITTKNLIPHLIKVFTQYGIPKVVQTDRGTNFTSKLFQDVMLAMGVHHSISTAYHPQSQGALERFHQTLKEALTKYCHEHQKEWDEGLPFVLFAIRNTQQDSLGYSPSELLYGRSIRGPLKVLYDVWLENHESGKDLHQYAVTLKKQLDEARVFTHQNLFKAQNSMKKRFDVKTVIREFKPGDQILMLNPTKKSLECRFEGPYTVVERRGNNVYEIETTGKRKDRHLVHVNRLKPFVSERTKVKSTVLAAVNVKNDSVIVPENDFQIGNDSHLSNSEILINISAKLMHLGSRQAMDVERLLKSFRDLCGDVPTQTNLLEYTIILKEGTTPCKQAPYRVSPYKRAILRKETQFLLDNDLAESCDSPWSSPCLLVRKHDGSFRLCIDYRQVNKLTVTNAYPLPRVDDLIDQSLGRTT